One genomic region from Pseudanabaena sp. FACHB-2040 encodes:
- a CDS encoding ATP-binding protein: MKEDLAFFMHSESWATVSILEPTGHYGLAKLISCSRSLGCGLPSPEIRCMIVKASKLWPFQKARSAQAVLPNSLKLCRDWFQRCSIGQKIYLGYGCALAIAVTGITGGLLLGRQAYGLVEQRREDVLQEVSLIGQFQVQLSHLRLHRQKLTGASLSPQDLPNTVALLREHSFEAKAVWANLKESYLDQHVLESEEETRLLKQLIEHYDTTLNQYVQQTGEELDLIEAALPNPSTPAQLQAALLSPEDRQLDQQLEALTEDLEALQAVAMAEQAVATADLKQAQVTLLLVLLASLGLSAAIASLLARAISRAIAQPINEVSSVARRVTEEGDFNLRAAVSTQDETAVLATALNHLIERVKQLLDAQEVATQQRLMQNEKMSSLGQMVAGVAHEINNPVNFIYGNLRHIETYSTDLLALIHTFETSVSPLPLSVEEKAEDIDLPFLETDLPKLLQSMRVGAERTRQIVLSLKNFSHLDEGKAYPVDLHECLDSTLLILNNRTKKGVSIVRSYGDIPAVEGYAGSLYQVFMNLLVNALDALEEHPPQKPEIIIKTDCTEDGTVRVQVLDNGPGISPVHLSHIFETFFTTKPAGVGTGLGLAITRQIIEEKHGGHLSCKSAPGQGTEFTLELPIRRTPETKTSPARELSQSGL; this comes from the coding sequence GTGAAAGAAGACCTCGCTTTTTTTATGCACTCAGAGTCGTGGGCAACTGTCTCAATCCTGGAGCCCACTGGGCACTATGGGTTAGCCAAGCTTATTTCCTGCTCCCGCAGCCTAGGCTGCGGTTTACCCAGCCCGGAGATCCGCTGCATGATCGTTAAAGCGTCTAAACTCTGGCCTTTCCAGAAGGCTCGTTCAGCTCAGGCTGTCTTGCCGAACTCTCTGAAACTCTGCCGGGACTGGTTTCAGCGATGCAGCATCGGCCAAAAAATTTACCTGGGGTATGGATGCGCTCTGGCCATTGCAGTAACAGGAATTACGGGTGGGCTCTTGCTGGGGCGACAAGCCTATGGGCTAGTTGAGCAGCGCCGCGAAGATGTGCTGCAAGAAGTCTCACTCATCGGCCAGTTTCAGGTCCAGCTCTCTCACCTACGCCTGCATCGGCAAAAGCTCACTGGAGCCAGCTTAAGCCCCCAAGACCTTCCTAACACGGTGGCGCTACTGAGGGAGCACTCATTCGAGGCCAAGGCGGTGTGGGCCAATCTGAAAGAGAGCTATCTAGATCAGCACGTGCTGGAATCGGAGGAGGAAACTCGGCTGCTCAAGCAGCTGATAGAGCACTACGACACCACCTTAAATCAGTACGTCCAGCAAACTGGGGAGGAACTCGATCTCATTGAAGCAGCGCTACCCAACCCATCCACCCCGGCACAACTGCAGGCGGCTCTACTCAGCCCTGAAGACCGCCAGCTCGACCAGCAGCTAGAAGCACTCACGGAAGATCTAGAAGCGCTGCAGGCAGTCGCAATGGCAGAACAGGCCGTCGCGACTGCCGACCTGAAACAGGCCCAGGTCACTCTATTGCTGGTGCTGCTAGCGAGCCTTGGGCTGTCGGCTGCGATCGCATCTCTACTAGCCCGCGCCATCAGCCGTGCGATCGCCCAACCCATCAATGAAGTCAGCAGCGTCGCTCGTCGAGTCACGGAAGAGGGCGACTTTAACCTGCGGGCAGCCGTTTCTACCCAGGATGAAACCGCTGTGCTAGCTACCGCGCTGAATCACCTGATTGAGCGCGTCAAGCAGCTGCTTGACGCGCAGGAAGTTGCCACCCAGCAGCGGCTGATGCAGAACGAGAAGATGTCTAGCCTGGGTCAGATGGTCGCAGGCGTTGCCCACGAAATCAATAATCCGGTCAACTTTATCTACGGCAATCTGCGCCACATCGAAACCTACAGCACCGACCTGCTGGCGCTGATCCACACCTTTGAAACGTCGGTGTCGCCGCTGCCGCTTTCGGTGGAGGAAAAAGCCGAGGACATCGACCTGCCTTTTCTCGAAACCGATCTGCCCAAGCTGCTGCAGTCTATGAGGGTTGGAGCCGAGCGCACCCGTCAAATTGTCCTCAGCTTAAAAAACTTCTCCCACCTAGATGAGGGCAAGGCCTACCCAGTCGATCTGCACGAATGTCTCGACAGTACGCTGCTAATCCTCAATAACCGCACGAAAAAAGGGGTTTCGATCGTTCGCAGCTACGGAGATATTCCGGCGGTAGAAGGCTATGCGGGGAGCCTGTATCAGGTCTTTATGAACCTGCTTGTCAATGCCCTCGATGCGTTGGAGGAGCACCCGCCCCAGAAGCCAGAAATCATCATCAAAACCGACTGCACTGAAGATGGCACCGTGCGGGTGCAGGTGCTAGACAATGGGCCCGGGATTTCCCCAGTCCACCTATCTCATATTTTTGAGACATTTTTCACCACCAAGCCTGCCGGGGTAGGTACCGGCCTTGGCCTTGCTATTACCCGCCAAATCATTGAAGAAAAACACGGGGGCCACCTCTCTTGCAAATCTGCTCCAGGTCAGGGAACCGAATTTACGCTTGAGCTGCCAATTCGCCGCACCCCAGAAACGAAAACTAGCCCCGCCAGAGAATTGAGCCAATCTGGCCTTTAA